One window of the Nothobranchius furzeri strain GRZ-AD chromosome 3, NfurGRZ-RIMD1, whole genome shotgun sequence genome contains the following:
- the LOC107374271 gene encoding protein unc-119 homolog B — protein sequence MSGAKARSDAPVADNVYGGGGGGHSSAVPPRDRKSGGGVLKRLKSRKSQVDSRPVTEEELRRKSEPISPEDVMGLQAATRGYLCKLEDNIYNIDFVRFKIRELETNTVLFEISKPPHSDEDEEHRERDVSAGRFVRYQFTPAFLRLRNVGATVEFTVGNRPLNNFRMIERHYFHDHLLKSFDFDFGFCIPNSCNTCEHIYEFPQLSESTVCQMVDRPYETRSDSFYFVDNRLVMHNKADYAYNGGH from the exons ATGAGCGGAGCCAAAGCCCGCAGCGATGCGCCTGTTGCTGACAATGTATACGGTGGCGGCGGAGGCGGGCACAGTTCTGCGGTTCCTCCGCGTGACCGCAAATCCGGCGGAGGAGTCCTGAAGAGGCTCAAGTCTCGAAAGAGCCAGGTGGACAGCAGGCCCGTCACAGAGGAAGAGCTGCGGAGAAAAAGTGAACCGATTTCTCCAGAGGATGTTATGGGACTGCAAGCGGCTACCAGAG GGTATCTCTGTAAACTCGAAGACAACATTTATAACATAGACTTTGTGCGCTTTAAGATCAGAGAGCTGGAAACCAATACTGTCCTGTTTGAGATCTCCAAACCTCCACATTCAG ATGAGGACGAAGAGCACAGGGAGCGAGATGTCAGCGCAGGACGATTTGTACGTTACCAGTTCACCCCGGCCTTCCTGCGGCTGAGGAACGTGGGAGCTAC GGTGGAATTCACAGTCGGGAACCGACCTCTAAACAACTTTCGCATGATCGAGAGGCACTATTTTCATGACCACCTGCTGAAgagctttgactttgactttgggtTCTGTATCCCAAACAGCTGTAACACCTGTGAACACATCTATGAGTTCCCCCAGCTTTCTGAGAGCACAG TGTGTCAGATGGTGGACCGTCCTTACGAAACCCGCTCAGACAGTTTCTATTTCGTCGACAACAGACTGGTCATGCACAATAAGGCAGACTACGCTTACAATGGAGGGCACTGA